Proteins co-encoded in one Haladaptatus sp. ZSTT2 genomic window:
- a CDS encoding molybdopterin biosynthesis protein: MARVSRKEFHDLATPNEAHDSIASLELGGRTETVSLAASRGRVLAERIDAHLDVPGFDRASMDGYAVQARDTFGADEANPAVLSLVGEVHAGTEPAVSVGEGECVEISTGAVMPPGADAVVMVERTDERDGEIAFRTAVAPGDSVMLAGADIAAGERALGPGTRITPREIGLLSALGIDEVPVRAKPRVGIVSTGDELVRPGESLNSAAGQIFDVNSTTIAAGVEDAGGEAVLYPHAGDDYDEMERLLTKAASECDLVLSSGSTSASAVDVIYRVIDDQGELVLHGVAVKPGKPMLIGRLEHSAYIGLPGYPVSALTIFQAFVAPAIRAAAGLPEPAAATVSGKMAVRERYAEGRMRLMPVGLVENGAGDLLVYPVDKGSGATTSLVEADGVVEVHPDTSFLDMGEAVSVSLFSPDIVPPTVFGVGEDDPALSRLLDNVTRPRYLSMGSREGLRRLRNGIADVAVTSMGGEPEFDAVSLGSWTREWGLVVPAGNPNEVTGLADLVDRDLRFSNRSSASGLRTSLTEALAALAADRGQTRHDLVAAIVGFDHTVKAHESPARKVATGSADVGLGLRVTAEKLELGFVSLGTETVNVYGNPDRVEKPGVRALSEAIAAADDVFAALSGYDRP; the protein is encoded by the coding sequence GTGGCTCGCGTGAGCAGAAAAGAGTTCCACGACCTCGCCACGCCGAACGAGGCCCACGACTCGATTGCGTCGCTGGAACTTGGCGGGCGCACAGAAACCGTGTCGCTCGCAGCGTCTCGCGGTCGGGTGCTCGCAGAGCGCATCGACGCCCACCTCGACGTGCCCGGTTTCGACCGCGCGAGTATGGACGGCTACGCGGTGCAGGCGCGCGACACCTTCGGCGCGGACGAAGCGAATCCGGCGGTGTTGTCGCTCGTCGGTGAAGTGCACGCAGGCACAGAACCAGCCGTCTCAGTTGGTGAAGGTGAGTGCGTCGAGATCTCGACCGGCGCGGTGATGCCACCCGGTGCGGATGCCGTAGTCATGGTCGAGCGCACCGACGAACGCGACGGCGAAATCGCGTTTCGAACCGCCGTCGCGCCCGGTGACAGCGTGATGCTCGCGGGAGCAGACATCGCGGCCGGAGAACGCGCCCTTGGCCCCGGAACCCGCATCACGCCCCGCGAGATTGGCCTACTGTCGGCGCTCGGAATAGACGAGGTTCCCGTCCGGGCAAAGCCGCGCGTCGGCATCGTCTCGACCGGTGACGAACTCGTCCGACCGGGCGAGTCGCTCAACAGCGCCGCCGGGCAGATTTTCGACGTGAACAGCACCACCATCGCCGCGGGCGTCGAGGACGCGGGCGGCGAAGCCGTGTTGTACCCCCACGCGGGCGACGACTACGACGAGATGGAGCGATTGTTGACGAAGGCGGCGAGCGAGTGCGACCTCGTCCTCTCCTCTGGCTCCACGAGCGCATCCGCGGTGGACGTCATCTACCGCGTCATCGATGACCAGGGCGAGCTGGTGCTCCACGGCGTGGCCGTAAAGCCAGGCAAACCCATGCTCATCGGCCGCCTCGAACACTCTGCGTACATCGGGCTGCCGGGGTATCCGGTGTCCGCGCTCACCATTTTCCAAGCCTTTGTCGCACCCGCCATCCGCGCGGCGGCAGGGCTTCCCGAACCCGCGGCGGCGACTGTTTCTGGAAAAATGGCCGTCCGCGAGCGCTACGCTGAAGGTCGGATGCGACTCATGCCCGTCGGCTTGGTCGAAAACGGCGCGGGCGACCTGCTCGTCTACCCGGTGGACAAAGGAAGCGGCGCGACGACGAGCCTTGTCGAAGCAGACGGCGTCGTCGAAGTACACCCCGACACCTCGTTTCTCGATATGGGTGAAGCCGTTTCGGTGTCGCTGTTCTCGCCGGACATCGTCCCGCCGACCGTGTTCGGTGTGGGCGAAGACGACCCCGCACTATCTCGGCTACTCGACAACGTGACGCGACCGCGCTATCTCTCGATGGGGAGCCGCGAAGGGCTCAGACGGCTCCGCAACGGCATCGCCGATGTTGCGGTAACGTCGATGGGTGGCGAGCCGGAGTTCGACGCCGTCTCGCTCGGGTCGTGGACGCGCGAGTGGGGACTCGTCGTTCCGGCGGGGAATCCGAACGAAGTGACCGGGCTTGCAGACCTCGTCGACCGCGACCTCCGGTTCAGCAACCGCTCGTCTGCATCCGGGCTCAGAACCTCGCTCACGGAGGCGCTGGCGGCGCTCGCAGCCGACCGCGGCCAGACGCGCCACGACCTCGTAGCGGCGATTGTGGGCTTCGACCACACCGTGAAAGCCCACGAGAGTCCGGCACGGAAGGTTGCGACCGGTAGTGCAGATGTCGGCCTCGGCCTTCGGGTCACCGCCGAGAAACTGGAACTTGGCTTCGTCTCGCTCGGAACGGAGACGGTCAACGTGTACGGAAATCCTGACCGTGTGGAAAAACCGGGTGTTCGCGCGCTATCTGAAGCGATTGCGGCGGCGGATGACGTTTTCGCCGCGTTGTCCGGCTACGACCGGCCCTAA
- a CDS encoding HAD family hydrolase, which yields MVVADYDFWLFDLDGTLIDVEWRYTREVFDRVGDRLGRQFSDREAEILWHGLGGKREDKLTEWGIDPAAFWPAFHAVEDPTARAEATYLHDDATFVADLSTPVGLVTHCQPFLAHPVLAHLDIGDWFDTIVCCSDDLGWKPDPGPVSFAMRELGVSPDAHGVLAGDGSNDIGAAWNAGLDGIHVERHDPHRRGECVLGDYRITSFEELWKNSTLNRSKQPPAED from the coding sequence ATGGTCGTCGCTGACTACGACTTTTGGCTGTTTGATTTAGACGGCACGCTCATCGACGTGGAGTGGCGCTACACCCGCGAGGTGTTCGACCGGGTTGGCGACCGCCTCGGCCGGCAGTTCTCAGACCGCGAAGCCGAAATCCTCTGGCACGGCCTCGGCGGGAAGCGCGAGGACAAACTCACCGAGTGGGGCATCGACCCGGCGGCGTTCTGGCCGGCGTTTCATGCGGTCGAAGACCCGACTGCTCGCGCCGAGGCCACGTATCTCCACGACGATGCCACCTTCGTCGCAGACCTTTCGACGCCGGTTGGCCTCGTCACGCACTGTCAGCCGTTTCTCGCCCACCCGGTGCTCGCGCATCTCGACATCGGTGACTGGTTCGACACCATCGTTTGCTGTAGCGATGATTTAGGGTGGAAGCCAGACCCCGGCCCCGTCTCGTTCGCGATGCGCGAACTCGGTGTGTCACCTGACGCACACGGCGTGCTCGCAGGCGACGGCTCGAACGATATCGGCGCGGCGTGGAACGCTGGGCTTGACGGGATTCACGTCGAACGCCACGACCCCCACCGGCGCGGTGAGTGCGTTCTCGGGGATTATCGCATCACGTCGTTCGAGGAGTTGTGGAAAAACAGCACACTGAATCGTTCGAAACAGCCGCCCGCAGAAGATTAG
- the lwrS gene encoding LWR-salt protein — MSHARYVFEIRVRPESARDDLTLSPAEMSVKLYKDAAQPGEDGWLFFRDYLWRGNLNDATAFTRDLENAFSLRVVGVEFKGLQTSTAYLDALKDEIHGHLDLFNADSVDEVVSKYLGSSIQVT; from the coding sequence GTGAGCCACGCACGCTACGTGTTCGAGATTCGCGTTCGCCCAGAGAGCGCCCGTGATGACCTCACGCTATCACCCGCGGAGATGTCGGTCAAGCTCTACAAGGATGCAGCACAACCGGGTGAAGACGGCTGGTTGTTCTTCAGAGACTACCTCTGGCGTGGCAACCTGAACGACGCAACCGCGTTCACACGCGACCTTGAAAACGCATTTTCGCTGCGCGTCGTCGGCGTTGAGTTCAAAGGTCTCCAGACCTCGACTGCGTATCTCGACGCGCTGAAAGACGAGATCCACGGCCATCTCGACCTGTTCAACGCGGATTCGGTGGACGAAGTGGTCTCTAAGTATCTCGGCAGTTCGATTCAGGTCACGTAA
- a CDS encoding 4a-hydroxytetrahydrobiopterin dehydratase yields MADLLSDDEIASRLPSGWERDGDEITRTYEFDDYLDGVEFVTNIAEIADDEFHHPEITIGYKQVEVRLTSHEEGGITEKDTHLAGRFNDEQ; encoded by the coding sequence ATGGCAGACCTGCTCTCCGACGACGAAATCGCCTCCCGGCTCCCGAGCGGGTGGGAGCGAGACGGCGACGAGATTACGCGCACCTACGAGTTCGACGACTACCTAGATGGCGTCGAGTTCGTCACGAACATCGCAGAAATCGCCGATGATGAGTTCCATCATCCGGAAATCACCATTGGTTACAAGCAGGTCGAAGTGCGGCTCACGAGCCACGAAGAAGGCGGCATCACTGAGAAGGATACGCACCTCGCGGGGCGGTTCAACGACGAGCAGTGA
- a CDS encoding CBS domain-containing protein, whose product MTIRDIARPREELVSATKETPVTELATMMRERTVGSVVIEERGKPIGIVTDRDLAMKIVAAGKNPRDLTAADVMNGNTITVDADDGVFDVCRTMRESGVRRVPVMDNGELAGILTLDDIIVLLEDELHDLSEVIRSESPPYALP is encoded by the coding sequence ATGACAATCAGAGATATTGCGCGGCCACGAGAGGAACTCGTCTCCGCGACGAAGGAGACGCCGGTAACAGAACTCGCGACGATGATGCGAGAGCGAACCGTCGGGAGTGTCGTCATCGAAGAGCGCGGGAAACCAATCGGCATCGTCACCGACCGTGATTTGGCGATGAAAATCGTCGCCGCGGGCAAGAACCCTCGTGACCTGACCGCCGCGGACGTGATGAACGGCAACACCATCACCGTGGATGCCGACGACGGTGTCTTCGACGTCTGCCGGACGATGCGCGAGAGCGGGGTACGACGGGTGCCCGTTATGGACAACGGCGAGCTTGCAGGCATTCTGACGCTCGATGACATTATCGTCTTACTCGAAGACGAGCTCCACGACCTCTCAGAGGTTATTCGGTCTGAGTCGCCGCCATACGCGCTTCCGTAG
- the hemA gene encoding glutamyl-tRNA reductase has protein sequence MREAGVISGVSVSHKNACVETIEAACADDQRTGVESLLAEEGVKEAFVLQTCNRAEAYVVTATPELGGRILADYVEAVPEDAVVSLTHEDSLRHLMRVAAGLESLVIGEDQILGQLRTAYLDASGVGGLGRLLDDGIAKAIHVGERARTETEINEGTVSLASAATSLAARECDLEDATALVIGAGEMGSLAATSLADTVSTLYVANRTVPRAEAIAEVLETEATAISLDDVPAVVADVSLIITATGSPEPVLSEKTLSKAAETLIIDLAQPRDVALSAASLPGITIFDLDRLESVTDEAHEQRKAAAQRVSEMIDREFDHLLAQYKRKRADRVIAAMYESADHLKTRELQTAFSQLEATGDLTDEQREIVESLANSLVGQLLAAPTKSLRDAAEEDDWTTINTALQLFNPEFGAEPPAFVKAMSEPDRPDSAATSAEDD, from the coding sequence ATGCGTGAGGCAGGCGTCATCTCGGGCGTGAGCGTGTCGCACAAAAACGCGTGCGTAGAGACGATTGAAGCGGCGTGTGCAGACGACCAGCGAACCGGCGTTGAGTCGCTGCTCGCGGAAGAGGGCGTCAAAGAGGCGTTCGTTCTCCAGACGTGCAATCGCGCCGAGGCGTACGTCGTCACGGCCACGCCCGAACTCGGCGGCCGCATCCTCGCAGACTACGTCGAAGCCGTTCCTGAGGACGCCGTTGTCTCGCTCACCCACGAAGACAGCCTGCGCCACCTCATGCGCGTGGCAGCGGGCTTAGAGTCGCTCGTCATCGGTGAAGACCAGATTCTCGGCCAGTTGCGCACCGCCTATCTCGACGCGAGCGGTGTTGGCGGCCTCGGCCGTCTGCTCGACGACGGCATCGCCAAGGCCATCCATGTCGGCGAGCGCGCCCGCACGGAGACGGAAATCAACGAAGGAACCGTCTCACTTGCGAGCGCGGCTACGTCCCTCGCCGCCCGCGAATGCGACCTCGAAGACGCCACCGCCCTCGTCATCGGCGCGGGCGAGATGGGATCGCTCGCGGCCACGTCACTCGCAGACACCGTTTCGACGCTCTACGTTGCGAACCGAACCGTCCCCCGAGCAGAAGCCATCGCAGAGGTGCTCGAAACCGAGGCGACGGCCATCTCACTCGACGACGTTCCCGCCGTCGTCGCGGACGTGTCGCTCATCATCACCGCGACCGGTAGCCCGGAACCGGTGCTCTCTGAGAAGACGCTCTCGAAGGCAGCGGAGACGCTCATCATCGACCTCGCCCAACCCCGTGACGTCGCCCTTTCTGCGGCGTCGCTTCCGGGGATCACCATCTTCGACTTAGACCGGCTCGAATCGGTCACCGACGAGGCCCACGAACAGCGCAAAGCCGCCGCTCAGCGCGTCTCTGAGATGATCGACCGCGAGTTCGACCACTTACTCGCCCAGTACAAGCGAAAACGGGCAGACCGCGTGATTGCGGCGATGTACGAGAGCGCAGACCACCTAAAGACCCGCGAGTTGCAGACGGCGTTCTCCCAACTCGAGGCAACCGGCGACCTGACCGACGAACAGCGCGAGATCGTCGAATCGCTCGCCAACTCGCTGGTCGGCCAGTTGCTCGCCGCACCGACCAAAAGCCTGCGCGACGCCGCAGAAGAGGACGACTGGACGACCATCAACACGGCACTCCAGCTGTTCAATCCCGAGTTCGGCGCAGAGCCGCCGGCGTTCGTCAAAGCGATGTCCGAGCCTGACCGCCCCGATTCCGCCGCGACGAGCGCCGAAGACGACTGA
- a CDS encoding precorrin-2 dehydrogenase/sirohydrochlorin ferrochelatase family protein: MIPLFHDFSGETVLVFGGGSVGARKARRFAREADVVVVSPEFSDDSFGGTARIRAAPSIPDVGEWLDRVEPVLVVAATDEPALNEAIAAAAGERQTLVNRTDQSGEREAGSVVVPATVHDDPVTVAISTGGASPALSKLLRQRIEADIAGAGAMAELTGELRLELQSAAVAPEARREAIRAVVKSDRVWKALGTGKAKARNEAQSVIDETVVGGDFDA, translated from the coding sequence ATGATACCTCTGTTCCACGACTTCAGCGGCGAGACAGTCCTCGTGTTTGGCGGCGGCTCCGTCGGCGCGCGCAAGGCTCGACGCTTCGCCCGCGAGGCGGACGTGGTCGTGGTCAGCCCGGAATTTTCCGATGATTCGTTTGGCGGGACCGCGCGGATTCGTGCCGCGCCGTCGATTCCCGACGTTGGCGAGTGGCTAGACCGCGTCGAACCGGTGCTCGTCGTCGCCGCGACGGACGAACCCGCGTTGAACGAAGCCATCGCGGCAGCGGCCGGAGAACGCCAGACGCTCGTCAATCGCACCGACCAGTCGGGCGAACGCGAGGCGGGCAGCGTCGTCGTGCCCGCGACCGTCCACGACGACCCCGTGACGGTGGCGATTTCCACCGGCGGGGCGAGTCCGGCGCTCTCGAAACTGCTCAGACAGCGCATCGAAGCCGACATCGCGGGTGCCGGTGCGATGGCAGAACTGACGGGCGAACTCAGGCTCGAACTCCAGTCTGCGGCCGTCGCCCCCGAGGCACGCCGCGAGGCCATCCGCGCGGTGGTCAAATCTGACCGCGTTTGGAAGGCTTTAGGTACTGGGAAAGCAAAAGCGCGCAACGAGGCACAGAGCGTGATAGACGAAACAGTCGTTGGCGGTGATTTTGATGCGTGA
- the ahbB gene encoding siroheme decarboxylase subunit beta has translation MTEADLGPTDRAIVNAFQGGFPVTERPFEPAAAALRERGIDISADDLLTRIQSLDERGVLTRFGALINAEAIGGTATLVAMHAPPERYDEVAEQVNSFREVAHNYEREHPHLNMWFVVSVGDAARVEEVLAEIEAKTGQQTYNLPKQQEFRVEAKFLLSGPLSEGDVDLSHLGPDVTPTARTTLTPAERDLVVEIQGGLPITATPYADVAAAIGQDTEWVVSTIKRFNQEGKIRRVGVIPNHYKLGYTENGMTVWNVPDELLSEVGPAIASLDFVTHCYERPRHEGVWPYNFFAMTHGRTEEESQKHIGLVKERMSEFWDVGDDDWDTLFSSRILKKTGIRITERATANTE, from the coding sequence ATGACAGAGGCGGACCTCGGCCCGACTGACCGCGCCATCGTCAACGCCTTCCAGGGCGGGTTTCCCGTTACCGAACGGCCGTTTGAACCCGCCGCCGCGGCACTCCGCGAGCGCGGTATTGACATCTCCGCTGACGACCTTCTCACACGCATTCAATCGCTCGACGAGCGCGGCGTCCTCACGCGCTTTGGGGCGCTCATCAACGCCGAAGCCATCGGCGGAACCGCAACGCTCGTCGCCATGCACGCCCCGCCAGAGCGCTACGACGAGGTCGCAGAACAGGTCAACTCCTTTCGCGAAGTCGCGCACAATTACGAGCGCGAACACCCGCATCTCAACATGTGGTTCGTCGTCTCCGTTGGCGACGCCGCCCGCGTCGAGGAAGTGCTCGCAGAAATCGAGGCAAAAACCGGCCAGCAAACGTACAACCTCCCGAAACAACAGGAGTTCCGCGTCGAAGCCAAGTTCCTGCTCTCCGGGCCACTCTCCGAGGGTGACGTAGACCTCTCGCACCTCGGCCCGGACGTGACGCCCACAGCCCGCACCACGCTCACGCCCGCAGAGCGCGACCTCGTGGTCGAGATTCAAGGCGGCCTCCCTATTACTGCGACGCCGTATGCGGACGTGGCGGCGGCCATTGGTCAGGACACCGAGTGGGTCGTCTCGACCATCAAGCGGTTCAACCAAGAGGGCAAAATCCGTCGCGTTGGCGTCATCCCGAACCACTACAAACTCGGCTACACGGAAAACGGCATGACCGTCTGGAACGTCCCCGACGAACTGCTCTCCGAGGTTGGCCCCGCGATTGCGAGCCTCGACTTCGTGACCCACTGCTACGAACGCCCCCGCCACGAGGGTGTCTGGCCGTACAACTTCTTTGCCATGACCCACGGCCGCACCGAAGAAGAAAGCCAGAAACACATCGGCCTCGTCAAAGAACGCATGAGCGAGTTCTGGGATGTGGGCGACGACGACTGGGATACGCTGTTCTCTTCGCGCATCTTGAAGAAGACGGGCATCCGTATCACCGAACGCGCAACCGCAAACACCGAATGA
- a CDS encoding DUF7289 family protein, translating to MGTKGGMGAQQRAQSELLGFLLVTVLSIAMVSFMVITASGGIASVQATAEVSKAETAMGVFDMRASAVTLGESDLQTVAFGNTGEGELFVDEDEGSMVIIHTDLDGHDTVLYNNKLGALVYRQGDTEIAYQGGGIWRLDESGQARMVSAPEFHYREATLTVPVIRVTGDGSVSGDNAQIQATRGATGQTVFPDASRTLANGEPWSNPGAEGSMTVVVQSRYYEGWAQYFETRTEGTVTVDAATQTVTLDLTVPYDMGWFRMPEEGDSLHLRAVDEDHPLSEFTVTMYPDDSDSAWYNNLKWSFVSKQVDEEFEIHLRSTGNAPDDGEACDKKWVGITIYYENGPTYEGWQNDEAFKTSCYDADNDGVADESYLYADLNSMDVTMDYSSISNNDVVGGASGVSLDADRRAASDAFNEGQDTELGLVLSNYLGEVGPDIDLTVVDKSAQTINESISEGTIHYDQRSYTLYFLHITENTVDVELR from the coding sequence ATGGGAACGAAGGGGGGAATGGGGGCCCAACAGCGGGCGCAGTCGGAGCTACTTGGATTCTTGCTCGTCACGGTGCTGTCCATCGCGATGGTCAGCTTCATGGTGATTACCGCATCTGGCGGGATTGCAAGTGTTCAAGCCACGGCGGAAGTGAGCAAAGCGGAGACCGCAATGGGGGTGTTCGATATGCGAGCAAGCGCGGTCACGCTCGGAGAATCTGACCTTCAGACGGTCGCCTTTGGCAACACCGGCGAGGGAGAGCTGTTCGTCGACGAAGACGAAGGCTCGATGGTGATTATTCACACCGACTTAGACGGCCACGACACTGTGCTGTACAACAACAAACTCGGCGCGCTCGTCTACAGACAGGGCGACACCGAAATCGCCTATCAAGGCGGCGGCATCTGGCGGCTTGATGAGAGTGGCCAGGCGCGCATGGTTTCTGCGCCCGAGTTCCACTACCGCGAGGCAACGCTCACGGTTCCGGTCATCCGGGTGACGGGTGACGGATCGGTATCCGGTGACAATGCACAGATCCAAGCCACGCGCGGGGCGACCGGTCAAACGGTGTTCCCCGACGCGAGCCGGACTCTCGCGAACGGTGAGCCGTGGTCGAACCCCGGTGCAGAGGGGTCGATGACGGTCGTCGTCCAGTCGCGCTACTACGAGGGCTGGGCGCAGTACTTCGAAACCCGCACGGAGGGGACGGTGACGGTCGATGCGGCGACCCAGACCGTGACGCTCGACCTGACGGTGCCCTACGACATGGGCTGGTTCCGGATGCCTGAAGAGGGTGATTCGCTCCACCTCCGGGCGGTCGATGAAGACCACCCACTCTCTGAGTTCACGGTCACGATGTATCCAGACGACAGCGACAGCGCGTGGTACAACAACCTGAAGTGGTCGTTCGTCTCGAAGCAAGTCGATGAGGAGTTCGAGATTCACCTCAGAAGCACCGGCAACGCGCCCGACGACGGGGAAGCCTGCGATAAGAAGTGGGTGGGGATAACCATCTACTACGAAAACGGCCCTACCTACGAGGGCTGGCAGAACGACGAGGCGTTCAAAACCTCGTGCTACGACGCCGACAACGACGGCGTAGCGGACGAATCGTACCTGTACGCCGATCTCAACTCGATGGACGTCACGATGGACTACTCGTCTATCAGCAACAACGACGTCGTCGGTGGCGCAAGCGGCGTGAGCCTCGACGCAGACCGCCGCGCTGCGAGCGACGCCTTCAACGAAGGGCAAGACACCGAACTCGGCTTGGTATTGAGCAACTATCTCGGTGAGGTTGGCCCAGACATCGACCTCACGGTCGTTGATAAGAGTGCGCAAACCATCAACGAAAGCATCTCTGAGGGCACCATCCACTACGACCAGCGCAGCTACACGCTCTACTTCCTCCACATCACGGAGAACACAGTCGACGTCGAGCTACGCTGA
- a CDS encoding DUF5778 family protein gives MSDVLDEDLYKRTKALLEPGDIELNGAIVHTGLTSDQDIEMHQATLDVGDIIATRAGLAGDTYVYSGNDNPKFSSNQHQGLTIEEDEFVWECQQLLRKGTFHIVIYYEAAHNHEAILDDIRDLGFEVTGVLG, from the coding sequence ATGAGCGACGTGCTTGACGAGGACTTATACAAGCGAACGAAGGCGCTGTTAGAGCCGGGTGACATCGAGTTAAACGGGGCAATCGTCCACACCGGCCTCACGAGCGACCAAGACATCGAGATGCACCAAGCCACGCTCGATGTCGGTGACATCATCGCCACCCGCGCGGGCCTTGCAGGCGACACCTACGTCTATTCGGGCAACGATAACCCGAAGTTTTCCTCGAACCAACACCAAGGGTTGACCATCGAAGAAGACGAGTTCGTCTGGGAGTGCCAACAACTGCTTCGGAAGGGTACCTTCCACATCGTCATCTACTACGAGGCGGCGCATAACCACGAGGCAATCCTCGACGACATCCGCGACCTCGGCTTTGAGGTCACGGGCGTGCTCGGCTAA
- a CDS encoding cold-shock protein: MAKGTVDFFNDTGGYGFIKTEDSDDDVFFHMEDVGGPDLEEGQEVEFDIEQADKGPRAKNVKRL, translated from the coding sequence ATGGCGAAAGGCACGGTTGACTTCTTCAACGACACTGGCGGTTACGGCTTTATCAAGACCGAAGACTCCGACGACGACGTGTTCTTCCACATGGAAGACGTCGGCGGCCCAGACCTCGAAGAAGGGCAGGAAGTCGAATTCGACATCGAGCAGGCCGACAAAGGCCCTCGTGCGAAGAACGTAAAGCGGCTGTAA
- a CDS encoding cold-shock protein has translation MAKGTVDFFNDTGGYGFIKTDDADDDVFFHMEDVGGPDLEEGQEVEFDIEQADKGPRAKNLERL, from the coding sequence ATGGCGAAAGGTACGGTTGATTTCTTCAACGATACTGGCGGCTACGGTTTCATTAAAACGGACGACGCAGACGACGACGTATTCTTCCACATGGAAGACGTCGGCGGTCCTGACCTTGAGGAAGGACAGGAAGTGGAGTTCGATATTGAGCAGGCTGACAAAGGCCCACGCGCAAAGAACTTGGAGAGACTCTAA
- a CDS encoding cold-shock protein, protein MAKGTVDFFNDTGGYGFIKSDDSDEDVFFHMEDVGGPDLEEGQEVEFDIEQADKGPRAKNLERL, encoded by the coding sequence ATGGCAAAAGGTACGGTTGACTTTTTCAACGATACCGGCGGCTACGGCTTCATCAAGTCAGACGACTCTGATGAGGACGTATTCTTCCACATGGAAGACGTCGGTGGCCCGGACTTAGAGGAAGGGCAGGAAGTCGAATTCGACATCGAGCAGGCAGATAAAGGTCCCCGCGCAAAGAATCTGGAGCGGCTCTAA
- the uppS gene encoding polyprenyl diphosphate synthase — protein sequence MRTWVRSQLRRTYERLLEREISGVPTHVAVIQDGNRRYADANGDETTDGHRQGAKTTENLLFWCDDLGIEELTLYAFSTENFNRPEEEREALFDLICEKLTEFADADRIHENEVRIRAIGQLDMLPPRVQETINYAHERTKDYDRLRLNIALAYGGRAELLEASRDVARAVQAGSLSPEDITVETLEERIYDGPARDVDLIIRTGGDERTSNFLPWHANGNEAAVFFCTPYWPEFSKIDFLRSIRTYEAREASWRRTRAQRAVALVKSFGGTELDEAKRIITRFRDHLPNGELEGVEADDLRETQIE from the coding sequence ATGCGCACGTGGGTTCGGTCGCAACTCAGACGGACGTACGAGCGACTGCTCGAACGCGAGATTTCGGGCGTGCCAACGCACGTCGCCGTGATTCAAGACGGGAATCGTCGCTACGCAGACGCGAACGGCGACGAGACGACCGACGGCCACCGACAGGGCGCAAAAACCACCGAGAACCTGCTGTTTTGGTGTGACGACCTCGGCATCGAGGAACTCACCCTCTATGCCTTTTCGACCGAGAATTTCAACCGCCCCGAAGAGGAGCGTGAAGCCCTCTTCGACCTCATCTGTGAGAAACTCACCGAGTTCGCAGACGCAGACCGCATCCACGAAAATGAAGTGCGAATCCGCGCGATTGGGCAACTCGACATGCTGCCCCCACGCGTCCAAGAGACCATCAACTACGCTCACGAGCGAACCAAGGACTACGACCGGCTTCGGTTGAACATCGCGCTCGCCTACGGCGGGCGGGCAGAACTCCTCGAAGCCAGCCGCGACGTTGCACGCGCGGTCCAAGCCGGTAGCCTTTCGCCCGAGGACATCACGGTCGAAACCCTCGAAGAACGCATCTACGACGGCCCCGCCCGCGACGTAGACCTCATCATCCGCACCGGCGGCGACGAGCGCACGAGCAACTTCCTGCCGTGGCACGCAAACGGCAACGAGGCTGCCGTGTTCTTCTGTACGCCCTATTGGCCGGAGTTTTCGAAAATCGACTTCCTGCGCTCGATTCGTACCTACGAAGCCCGCGAAGCGAGTTGGCGGCGCACCCGCGCCCAGCGCGCCGTCGCGCTCGTCAAATCCTTCGGCGGGACGGAACTCGACGAAGCAAAGCGCATCATCACGCGCTTCCGTGACCACCTTCCGAACGGCGAGCTAGAGGGTGTCGAAGCAGACGACCTGCGCGAGACACAGATCGAGTAA